CTGGCTGGGCGTGCTCTTGATCGGGGCCGCCCTTTTTGACGTCCTGGCCCGCGACAGCACCGCGCTGATCGCTCTGGGCCGGCGGCTGATCGAGGTGATCGACTGGATGCGCTTCTGGGGATGAGCCCGGTATCACACCCGGGCTGATTTCCGCGCGGCGGCTTGTTTTCGAAGAATGTTAGCGATAACGTCGCGCCAAAGCCGCAGGGTGCGGCGGGAATGAAAGAGCGAGGGGCGCAGATGACTGTGCAAGTGGCAATCAATGGGTTCGGCCGGATCGGTCGTAATGTCCTGCGGGCGATTCTCGAAACTGAGGATAGCGGGCTGGAGGTCGTGGCGATCAACGATCTGGGCCCGGTGGAAACCAATGCGCATCTGTTGCGCTACGATTCGATCCATGGCCGCTTCCCCGGGACGGTCACCGTGTCCGGCGACACGATCGATGTGGGGCGTGGCCCGATCAAGGTCACCGCGATCCGCAATCCCGAGGACCTGCCCTGGTCCCATGTGGATATCGTGCTGGAATGCACCGGTATCTTCACCGCCCGCGACAAGGCTGCCCTGCACCTCAAGAACGGCGCCAAACGTGTGCTCGTGTCGGCCCCGGCGGCCGGTGCGGACAACACCATCGTCTACGGGGTGAACCACAAGAGCCTGTCGGGCTCGGACATCGTGGTCTCGAACGCCTCCTGCACCACCAACTGCCTGGCGCCCGTCGCCTCGGTGTTGCAAGAGGCCGTGGGCATCGTGAAGGGGTTCATGACCACCATTCACAGCTACACAGGCGACCAGCCGACGCTGGACACGATGCACAAGGATCTCTACCGCGCACGGGCGGCGGCGATGAACATGATCCCGACCTCCACCGGGGCGGCACGGGCCGTGGGCCTGGTGCTGCCGGAGCTGAACGGCAAGCTCGACGGGGTGGCAATCCGGGTGCCGACGCCGAACGTGTCGGTCGTCGACCTGACCTTCAAAGCCGCGCGCGAGACCTCGGTCCAAGAGATCAACGCGGCGATCCATGCGGCCGGCGAAGGACGGCTTGCGGGGGTTCTCGGCGTGACCGACGAGAAGCTCGTGTCGATGGATTTCAACCACGACGCCCATTCGTCGATCTTCGCCACGGACCAGACCAAGGTGCTGGAAGGCACCATGTGCCGGGTGCTGAGCTGGTATGACAACGAGTGGGGCTTCTCGAACCGGATGGTCGACACCGCCCGGGAGATGGGCAAGTTCCTCTGACGCCTAGGGGGTGAAGACGGGGATGTGCGGCGCGGCGTCGGGCGGGAGGATCCCGCCCAGGCGCGGATCGTCG
The Dinoroseobacter shibae DFL 12 = DSM 16493 genome window above contains:
- the gap gene encoding type I glyceraldehyde-3-phosphate dehydrogenase, which encodes MTVQVAINGFGRIGRNVLRAILETEDSGLEVVAINDLGPVETNAHLLRYDSIHGRFPGTVTVSGDTIDVGRGPIKVTAIRNPEDLPWSHVDIVLECTGIFTARDKAALHLKNGAKRVLVSAPAAGADNTIVYGVNHKSLSGSDIVVSNASCTTNCLAPVASVLQEAVGIVKGFMTTIHSYTGDQPTLDTMHKDLYRARAAAMNMIPTSTGAARAVGLVLPELNGKLDGVAIRVPTPNVSVVDLTFKAARETSVQEINAAIHAAGEGRLAGVLGVTDEKLVSMDFNHDAHSSIFATDQTKVLEGTMCRVLSWYDNEWGFSNRMVDTAREMGKFL